A window of Micromonospora eburnea genomic DNA:
CGTCGCGTAGGGCGGAAGCAGCGGCCAGGTGGCGCGGCCGAGCAGCACCGGGTGGCCGGGCCGGCCGGCGTACGCGGCGACCGCGACGACGGCGCCGGCCGCGTACGCCGCACGGACCCGACGCACCGCGGCGGGGGTCAGCCAGGGCTGGTCGACGAGCACCACCACGGCCGCGTCGACGCTGCTCGGCAGCGAGTCCAGGCCCCGCAGCAGCGAGCCGCCGAGGCCGTCGCGCCAGCGCGGGTTGACCACCGGAACCGCGCCGGGCAGCGTGGGAAGCCGATCGGCGCCGGCACCGACCACGGCGTGCACCGGGTCGCAGCCCCCGGCCCGCAGCAGCCGGACGGCCCGCCGGACCAGCGGCTCACCGTCCCACTCGACGAGCGCCTTCGGCCGGCCGAGCCGGCGTCCGGCTCCGGCGGCGAGCACCAGCCCGGCCACCGTCACCGCGCCGCCGCCTCGGGCACGCCGGCCGGGTGGGCGGCGTGGATGGGGCCGGTCAGCCCGGACAGCGGCCGGCCGGTGCCGCCGTGCCGCCAGGCCACCACCTCCGCGGCGATCGCCAGCGCCGTCTCGGCCGGACCGCGTCCGCCGAGGTCCAGTCCGGCCGGCGCGCGCAGCCGCGCCAGCTGCGCCTCGGGTACGCCGTCGGCGCGTAGCCGGGTCAGGCGGGCCGCGTGCGCGGCGCGGCTGCCGAGCACGGCGAGGTAGCCGGCCGGGGTGCCCAGCGCCGTACGCAGCAGCGGGAGCTCGTAGCGGGGGTCGTGGCCGAGCAGGCAGAGCACCGTGTCCGCGGCGACCGGGGTGGCGGCGAGCAGGCGGTGCGGCCAGGCTCGGTGCACCTCGTGCGCGTCGGGCATCCGCCCGACGGTGGCGAACGCGGGTCGCGGGTCGCAGACGACGACCCGGTAGCCCAGGTCGGCCCCGATTCGGGCGAGCGCCGCAGCGACGGCGGTGGCACCGAACAGGAGCATCCGCGGCGCGGCCGCCGACACCTGGAACAGCACCCGCACGCCGGGGCGTTCGCCGTACCGCAGCAGCACCGCGCCGGCCGGCAGCCCGGCCGCCCGGTCGACGGCCCAGCGGTCCAGGTCGACTGTGCCGAGCGTGCCCTCGGCCCGGTCCCGCCCGATGATCAGCTCGGCGGCGAACGGTGCCCGGCCCCCGACCACGGTCGCCACGACGGCCGGGTCGGGCCCGGCGAGCGCGGCCAGGGAGCGTGCCGCCGGTCCGTCGGCGGCCACCCGGCGCAGCAGCACCTCGACGGTCCCGGCGCAGCCGGGCCGGGCCGGCCAGGGGCCGTCTCCGCCCACCCGGTAGCGGGCCAGCCGGGCCCGGCCGGTACGCAGGGTCTCGGTTGCCGCGTCGAGCACCGCCGACTCGACGCAGCCGGCCGGTACGCCCCCGCGTACCTCGCCGGTGGGGTCGACGGCGAGCAGGTCGCCGGGACTGGTGACGGTGCCCGCGCTGCTGGCCACCACGGTCGCCAGTCCGAAGGGGATGCCGCGCCGTCGCCAGTCGCGGGCCGCGGCCAGGACCTCGCGCATGCCGCTCCACCGATCACCAGGGTCGGGCTTCTGCCCGT
This region includes:
- a CDS encoding XdhC family protein, with translation MREVLAAARDWRRRGIPFGLATVVASSAGTVTSPGDLLAVDPTGEVRGGVPAGCVESAVLDAATETLRTGRARLARYRVGGDGPWPARPGCAGTVEVLLRRVAADGPAARSLAALAGPDPAVVATVVGGRAPFAAELIIGRDRAEGTLGTVDLDRWAVDRAAGLPAGAVLLRYGERPGVRVLFQVSAAAPRMLLFGATAVAAALARIGADLGYRVVVCDPRPAFATVGRMPDAHEVHRAWPHRLLAATPVAADTVLCLLGHDPRYELPLLRTALGTPAGYLAVLGSRAAHAARLTRLRADGVPEAQLARLRAPAGLDLGGRGPAETALAIAAEVVAWRHGGTGRPLSGLTGPIHAAHPAGVPEAAAR
- a CDS encoding nucleotidyltransferase family protein is translated as MTVAGLVLAAGAGRRLGRPKALVEWDGEPLVRRAVRLLRAGGCDPVHAVVGAGADRLPTLPGAVPVVNPRWRDGLGGSLLRGLDSLPSSVDAAVVVLVDQPWLTPAAVRRVRAAYAAGAVVAVAAYAGRPGHPVLLGRATWPLLPPYATGDRGARDFLRARPDLVTRVPCEGSPADLDTPADLAR